The Flavobacteriales bacterium genome includes a region encoding these proteins:
- a CDS encoding YqgE/AlgH family protein, with product MKPEAGKILISDPFLRDPNFARTIVLVVEHNDNGTLGFVLNNSIDLTLKAALKNDKLPEKEIYQGGPVELNTIHFLHTVGHIIGQSIEILPKVFWGGDFNKAINILEKNPQMANQFVFFLGYSGWGAGQLEDELHEGAWIVGNIGGSTVFNSNLDSTELWKKAMQNLGGKYALLINSPINPELN from the coding sequence ATGAAACCAGAGGCCGGAAAAATATTAATATCAGACCCATTTTTGAGAGATCCAAATTTTGCTCGAACCATTGTATTGGTTGTGGAACATAACGACAACGGAACACTGGGTTTTGTGCTGAACAATTCTATTGATTTAACATTAAAGGCTGCCTTGAAAAATGACAAGCTGCCTGAAAAAGAAATTTATCAGGGTGGTCCGGTAGAACTCAATACCATTCATTTTCTTCATACCGTGGGACACATTATTGGCCAATCAATAGAGATACTGCCCAAAGTATTTTGGGGTGGAGACTTTAATAAGGCCATTAACATTTTAGAGAAAAACCCGCAAATGGCCAATCAATTTGTTTTTTTTCTGGGCTACTCTGGCTGGGGTGCTGGCCAATTGGAAGACGAACTACACGAGGGAGCATGGATTGTTGGAAACATTGGTGGTTCCACCGTTTTTAATAGTAATCTCGACTCAACCGAACTGTGGAAAAAGGCGATGCAAAACTTAGGTGGCAAATACGCTTTGCTGATTAATTCTCCGATAAACCCTGAATTGAATTAA
- a CDS encoding DoxX family membrane protein — protein MKNKILNVLSILLGLLMINGGLNKFFEYIPVPDDLPEAMVKLNASLMEISWLIPLVAFAELVGGLLILIPKTRALGALIVFPIMVGILMTSIINMPEGLPLTLILWAVLLWIIYENRKKYLALLG, from the coding sequence ATGAAAAACAAGATTTTAAACGTACTCTCGATTTTGTTAGGTTTGTTAATGATTAATGGTGGGTTAAACAAGTTTTTTGAATACATACCCGTACCAGATGACTTGCCCGAGGCAATGGTAAAACTAAATGCCTCTTTAATGGAAATATCTTGGCTTATCCCATTAGTTGCTTTTGCCGAATTGGTTGGAGGCCTTCTTATTTTAATACCTAAAACCAGAGCTTTGGGTGCATTAATCGTGTTTCCCATAATGGTTGGCATTTTGATGACCAGTATTATTAATATGCCCGAAGGATTGCCTTTAACTCTGATTCTATGGGCTGTTTTATTATGGATAATTTACGAAAACCGAAAAAAATATTTGGCTCTTTTGGGATAA
- a CDS encoding SRPBCC domain-containing protein, which translates to MNSNLQFDFIINKQNNTVHVKREFAADLPLVWEAWTNPDILDQWWAPKPYRTQTKSMNFSEGGTWLYAMISPENEMHWCKNDYEKIEHQKSFSGLDAFCDEKGNTNTDMPRTLWTNTFTQEKNTTIVNIVAQYDSLADLEKIIELGFKEGFTMALGNLDQYLEIQFKLRQENKANNKPRVTTYLNFDGKTEEAFLFYKSVFRTEFAGKGIQRFGDIPAEPGNPTISESIKKMILHVELPIIEGFVLMGTDAPKEMGFNLNIGNNMHICIEPESREEATRLFEELSADGKITMPLADMFFGAYFGEFQDKYGINWMISYQNKK; encoded by the coding sequence ATGAATAGTAACCTGCAATTTGATTTTATTATAAACAAACAAAATAACACGGTTCATGTAAAACGGGAGTTTGCTGCCGACCTACCACTGGTTTGGGAGGCATGGACAAATCCAGACATTCTGGATCAATGGTGGGCACCAAAACCTTATAGAACCCAAACCAAGTCAATGAATTTTAGCGAAGGTGGCACATGGCTATATGCCATGATAAGCCCTGAAAATGAAATGCATTGGTGCAAAAATGATTATGAAAAAATCGAACATCAAAAAAGTTTTTCTGGTTTGGATGCTTTTTGCGATGAAAAGGGCAATACAAACACCGACATGCCCCGCACACTGTGGACTAATACATTTACCCAAGAAAAAAATACCACCATAGTAAATATTGTTGCCCAATATGATAGTTTGGCCGACCTCGAAAAAATTATTGAATTAGGGTTTAAAGAAGGGTTTACCATGGCTTTGGGCAATCTTGATCAATATCTTGAAATCCAATTTAAGCTCAGACAAGAAAATAAAGCAAATAACAAACCTCGGGTAACCACCTATCTTAATTTTGATGGCAAAACAGAGGAAGCGTTTCTTTTTTACAAGTCCGTTTTTAGAACCGAATTTGCAGGAAAAGGCATTCAGCGATTTGGAGATATTCCTGCCGAACCAGGAAATCCAACCATCTCAGAAAGTATTAAAAAAATGATTTTGCATGTGGAACTTCCTATCATCGAAGGTTTTGTGCTGATGGGCACAGATGCTCCAAAAGAAATGGGTTTTAACCTAAACATCGGAAACAACATGCATATCTGCATTGAGCCTGAATCGAGAGAGGAAGCTACCCGATTGTTTGAGGAACTTTCTGCGGATGGAAAAATAACAATGCCCTTGGCCGATATGTTTTTTGGTGCTTATTTCGGAGAATTCCAAGACAAGTATGGCATTAATTGGATGATTAGTTATCAAAACAAAAAGTAA